In Epinephelus moara isolate mb chromosome 20, YSFRI_EMoa_1.0, whole genome shotgun sequence, the genomic stretch ATACCCAATCATGACACTTTAATCTTTTACTGATTAAAATGTTTGCCAGTGAAATGATCCAAATGGGTGTTTTTGAGCATTCAACAATTTTCCAAGTCTTTTGATGCCCCTGACCCAACTTTTTTGGAGCATGTTGCAGCatcaagtgaaaaaaaaaaattgcaaatcactgcattttgtttttatatatatttaacacAGTGTCAGTGTCAATAACCAGACTGCTGATTGGAGTATTTAGATGctataattaaaaacaaaacaaaaaaaaactgtattgcACATGTATTTGTAGTACAGGGAGTGAGCCCGGTGATGGAGACAGTCAGGGGAGTTTCCTtgttgacagcagcagcagacctgACTGACACTATCCCACTAAGCTAGCCtgtcagctagctagctagctgcacAACACCCATTGGTCACGTCTAAACCAAGCTAACTACTCTATCATCAGATATCCAACATGGATTTGAATACCGTCGTGTCGCAGCTTGAAACTGCCAACGAAGAGGATATCGAGAAGCTTCTGCAGCAGTATAATCGAGAGGTAAGCGGCGTCTGTACTCGTTTTCACGTTAACCAAAACAAACTGcgacgctaacgttagctagctagctaaacagCTCGCTTTGAGTTAGCTAAACATCTTAGCAGCCGAATAAGCTAACGTGTTAGCACTGTCATATGATGTGTCGTTAAACATATTACACCAAGCATATGAATGAGGCAAACAGGACCTGGATACGTTGTTTACACCAACGTAGTGCTGATAATGCTAACACTGCCTGCTCACAAACCATGTTACTAACTTACACCCAGCGTTAGAGTTTACGTAGCAATATAATCACAGATATGCTAATTCATTGAGATCTCTGGGAAATAATCACATCCATTTCACAGATGCTAGGGCTTTGGGCTATTTGTTATAAGgcatgtttaatatgtgtttgtgATATGAGTTGTTTGGTGTCCACAATGAGCATCTTATCTGTTTCAGAACAGTCACACCTTCAGTTTTGACCCAAAGGAAGAAACCCTGCGGAGTGTAAGTACTAGTTAGACGAGCAGCTGGTTATTAGGTCATCAGGGCAGCTCAGTTATGTTGTAATCTATAATTTTGTCGCTTGTGTCATTTCAGAAGTTGTGTCAGAGTGTGTTGTCAGTCCTCGGGAGGCAGGTGCAGCCCAGCTGTCAGCAAACATGTCTGGTGACACTCCGCATCCTGTCCAGAGACAAGCGTGTCCTCGCACCTGTAGCCACCAGGGAGGGCATGTTGATCCTGGGAGGCATGGCGAGGCTGAATGCTGGAGAGGAAGGAGATGACAACCAGAAAAACTCTCAGGAAGACACccagtcagaggaggaggagagggtggtgGTGGAGGCCTTGAAGTGCCTATGCAATGTGGTGTACAACAGTCCTGCTGCCCAGCAGGTCAGTGTAGATGTGCAGCTGGCTCATGGCCTCTGTGCCAGCCTGCGTACAGCCCGCACATGGCACCATGAGGTGGGCCTGTTCACACTGCGCCTTCTCTTCCTGCTGTCTGCACTGAGACCTGATGTGAGAGGGCTTTTGAGGAGAGAATGGCATGCTGTGAGACTACTGACAGAGGTGCTGGAGCACACCCTGGATGTGCGCTGGGTTGGTCCCTATGAAGCTGCCCGTCCAGATCCGCAGGCCCTGCCCATGCCTGCTGAGGACAATGAGCGAGCAATGGAGGCACTCAAGGCCTTGTTCAACCTCACACTGTCTGACTCTGGTGGTGAGGTGAGTGTGTTGTGgttatatgttttaaatctcTTGCAGCAAGCTAGTGATTTGGGTTTGTTCTCTCAGTCGTTGTTGCGCACAGGGTTTAAGAGAGGATCAAGTATGCATCACCAGAAACGTAAATGTTTCTGGCTCTATCATTTGCTCAATTACAGACTGTCCTTGTCCAGAGAGATCATATACCTGCTCCCCACAACAGCCAAATTATATCTATTACGAACCATTTATCCTTTTTACATCTCTCTGAAGAAAACAATTGACCTGTTAGTAATTTACTGTCAGTGTAAATGTGACATACAGTGTAGAGTATCTTAATTAAAACAGTGCAGCTCAAGATACTTCCAAATTTAATGCACAAGCTCTGCACTGCGTCATTAAGATAATCATTACATGTCAGTTTACACACCATCAGGGACATTCATCTAATTCGTGATAAGCTGTGACCAGTTCAAGGGCCAGAGCAGGTGAGACAATTGGTGACAAAATCAGTATCAGGTGTGTAGGGGGAGTCCTCATGTGTAGGTGTGCCAGTTTCAGTACATAGTTGTTGTTAATATTAATgttttacacctgtgcttttctgtCAATGACAACTCAAAATGGTCTTCTGAGTAGGGCTGCAGCTTTGTGATGTCAACTTACGTGATAAACACATCATGAAATACTGCAATATTGCGCACAGGAATTTTTTGAGTTAGTTGAAAGAGATCTTTctttttcatcatcattattttttttattcaatgcCTTTtgctttcagttcagtttgttcagTAAAAGAATGTTGAAAATATTTCCCTTTCATTTTTCTAATATAataatttgttgtgttttagcaGTAAATTCAAAGCGGCAGAAAGGCAGAACTGAGTACACttaaatatctttttatttattaagtaaGTAACATACAATATATACGATATTCAGCAATGTAACATTTCCTCATATCAGCCCAACTTTTGAGTAGGGCtgcaaaaaatgccaaaaaaaaaaggtaattttcactgaaaatattaaaatgatgatgatgtgatttttgctggggtcAGTATCCAAGAAACaacattgtttgtgttttatctgtgtaaTTTGTAACTGTGCTTCATACTTGCTGCTGCctatcttggccaggtctcccttgaaaaagaggtTGTTAATCTCAGTGGGatcttcctggttaaataaaggttaataaataataaataaataaatcgtGACAGACCTAAAGCCATCCTTATAGAAGCCTTTTATATTCATCCATATCAAACTTATTTTGCAACTTGATCATGAAATACACAGTTAATTGGAAATCACAGACATGATTAGACAGGTTGCACTCACcaaaatgtgcttgttttttattatctttCATATTGAGGGTGTGTAATAACCAGTGTGTCACATGTAAATCAGACTAGTCACTGTCAGAAATGTCCAACTTAAGATAGGTCTTTTTTACCGCAGACAATTTGACATGCTATAGTCAGACAATCACAGTTGATTCTGATAACATCTACAGTGGCTCTGTTCTATCAGATATCCCAGATAGTGTGACAgggagccagcatgcacaacaccaggaccctgaaactaaAGCAGCTCAAAGgtctacagacacacagaggccaaGAAGCAATGTCATTATATCCTGTGAATGAAATGGGACGCTATTTGGTACATATGCTTTTGGACCGCATGGCAAGTATTTGATTTTGATTGATGCCATTCATGATGTAGGTATCATGCAGTAGTTTGTAGCTACAGCTGATTTATGAAAATCACCATTAAACTTAGCGGTCTTGCCACATTTCATGCAATTTGGACTGAAGGGGACACATGACCGCAAAGGCTGCATCTGACAGTGTAAGTCTTGATGACACCAAATTGAGATTGTAGTTTTTAAGTTTGACCCTGCTCTCCTCTTCGATACTGTAGAagactcctcttcctcatcctgtTTTTTGAAATCTAGACAAAAAGCTCTCCTAGAGCTCCTCTGTTTACAGTTTAGACTGGATGTGATGCCTCATTGAATTTAGATGCGGCTGTTTTTGCAGTTAAGCCTGAGCTTCTAGGTCCCTGTCCTTGTAGCTTGAGTATTTTTCTCCCACGTTGTTTTGCTTTAATTCTTAACGATCAAAGTGTCtgcttggaattcatgtttttgtacatcttTGATTTGATAGGAGGATGACCACCAGTTCAGACTCATTGCTGCCATCCTGCGTCATCTGTTGATGCTGAAGActgagacagaggagaaaacagaggaagcaCACAGGTGGGAAGTCTGACCTCTACTGATCTTAGtattttaaagggtaacttaaACCTGTACACTATTTTCCCATATTTTCTGACTAAGGGAACCAAAGGTTTTGAAGTTGGTTCAAACAGGCTGCGATGTAACCAGTCAGGGCTTTAGTCCACCTTTAAGTTACATTTGCTAGaacaatggttcccaactggtccagccacggggtccagatttctccttaattATTAGTTTGAAGTCCCACAGTTCAATACATTCAGcctcatacttgtgtttggccatgtcattgagctagtttgctgtctctgtcaaggaGCTGTcaattagtcactcactctatagCAGAAAACGGCACTTGAAaacaaaagctctgtgctggaaatttactgtactttaaaattatgtgtgtttttcaaacttgacatgtttgcaagtcacttgcagtccattcagaatgggcccgCAACCCACTTTGGAcagcgacccaccagttgggaaccactgctttaaagggCCCTACAGGGATAGACCTCTTTGGTGTCTGATAATTTGGCAgtggtgattttggggctgtttctggttaatcAAAAAGAAGATCcctttttaacaaaaaggtctgtctctgtctctagtctctagacacttagaataacaatctgagccagtCAGTGGCAAAATGAGCACTTTTAATAGATctaaattgatggtgcacaaatgccctgaCTGGTTATATCGAAGCCTGTTTTGCCACTGCTGACTGCAGCCATCTTGTGCAATACTGGAccgtttaaaaaaaacctgttgtTCCCATGAGTcacttaggcacaaaaacatgggaaaagagggtcaaggttgaaaaatactgaagttactcTTTAATCTTTAGTAAGATAAAACGTGGACATTGAATAAAGGCGCTTTGCACTTTGCAACCTGTGAAACTGGTCAAACTATTTGAAACTGATTTGCATTGAAAAGCACACAGACTGACAAAGTGCTTCCACCACCACTCAGCAAACTAACTTGAACCCATGCACTGCTGTCACCTGCTGTGATTTGCATATAAGCACCCCTCTGGACAAGCACTGTGTCCACAGAGCAGCTGTGAGTGAGAGACTAGCCTTGCCACAAATTGAGACTGATAGCTTACGGTTCGATAGCAGActgcagtgacttgtggcaaaAACAGACATGTGTTGCCAGAGCCTTGTTGGGGGATATCATCCTCTAGATGCTCTTATCCTAACACTGCAGCAGTATCTTCTTCTCATGGTAATTAAATGCAGGAATGCCAAGAATCTGTGGTCAGAAACTGAAATTTAAATAGTGTCATGTAAAAGAGACTGATGTTTCTCTTGACCTGTCGAGTTAGTGGCTCAACTGGTCGTGGGAGTTTGGCCCATTGACCAACCTTACTTTGTTTGAATATAACTATATGACAGGTGGAGTGGGGGAGTGTAAACGGGTAAAGTTGTCTTTATATAGAAAACGGCCTTGAGGCCTTTGACTTTTTATAAATCAGAACCAGCTTTAAAATCAGTGTGCATCATGAATATAAGAAGAAATTTCAGATTTTCCTCACCAAACACAAACAtccttttttaaattcactATTTAGGTCCTCTTTCCTACCTTACCCTCATTATTTGTCTCTGATTAGCTATTGCAAGTCTTCTTAGACAGTAGTAACATCAATATTAGGGCTACAACCAATGATTACTTTCAGTATCCATTAATCTGTTGATAATTTtcataattaattgattaattggtctataaaatgtcaaaaaaaagtccaCAACCTAAAGACTCTTCATTTACTATTAAacttgacaaagaaaagcagcagattCTCACATATATATACCAATACAGTGATGTAATTTCTTGGCTGTATTGTTAAATAACTTGTcaaactaacgattatttttattatcgaTTAACctgccttttattttttatttctaattagaaagaaaaaaatcaactgtttttcattctaattgttttattaacaaaatgtcatagtgaAACATGAAAGGTCCCCAACTTTTCAattatcatgtatgacaaagaaaagcatcaaattctcaAATTTAAGAAActtaaaatcaatatttttttggctgttttgcttaaaaaaatactaaaacaattatttgataATCAGAATGGTtggcaattaattttctgtcgatCAACGAATCAGTTAATTGAATTGTTGCAGGTCTAGTCGATATCCAGACTAAGTAGATAAATCTCAAAACTCGGGCAGCCTTGATGAATGTGCCAACTTTTTAGAGGGTAGAATTTTCTAGCTGGGGATTGACGTAATTATCTTGATAAAATATTCattataaaactttattttctgtgttttgctgtCCTGACAACACAGATTTGTGTAGACTAAACAATGTGGCACAGGTGGGAGTAAAATCAAATCATTCTTCACTTAAAAGCCCCTGTTTACCCCGTGTAAGCCAGATCGCACCCTGAGGTCATCTGGCAGCTCCCCATCAGCTGTTCCAAAATGTGGATTAAAAACAAGAGGTGATTTGGTCCTTTGCCACGAGGGGTCTTTGACTTTTGAACAACTTGTCTCAGGCAAAATGTTCCAGAGCTTTCATCCTTTAATCATCTACTTCACTTCTTAAACCTACCTTTTTTTTTGGGACTTGGACCTCTTCAGCCTCACAGACCCTGCTGATTTAATATCTCCCCTTTATGTACCCCACTGTAAAATATCAAACATTTCGTAAAGATCTACAATATTCagagtttttttctgttttctaatCTGCAGCCATGCTGTCAACCTGCTGAATAACCTGCCTGTGTCCTGCCTGGACGTGTTAATCGACGTGCCTGTCCAGGGAGGACTGGAGATATATGGTGGGAAAAACATGGATGCAATCCAGAAGTTAATAGACTTCATGGAGAAAAGGATGGACAAGGTAAAGTTCATCCTCTGTGGTGAATACAGGAAGAACCAGCAGCATTGTTTACACACTGAAAGTTACTTGtccaaaatatctgtttatgtgTGGTTAATGGTTCATCTAATACTCTAATATGTCCCTAAAATAAACTAGTATGAATGGTGAAATATAATACATCACACTAGTGGAGTAAATTTACACCTGTTGTTGATGCTACGGGACGTAACAGAAATATTTTGAGCTTATGTATAAACTACACTACAAACAGAGATACACTCACATCCAGCCAGCTATGGTGCGCTGATATTTAAAAGCAGTGCTGGACCTTGTACCCTTTAAATACACCCACTCATGACAGTGCTGTAGTGCATGTCATTCAGTTTCTCATCCACCCTTCCTCATGTTTCCCATCTGTGCACCACAGATTAAAATCAGTCCACTGTTCCAGCTTGTGCAGCTTGTGAAGTGTTTGTGGTTTGTGTCACTCCAAGCAGGGCTCCAACTACAAAGAGGGTTTGACTCCGGTGCTCAGCCTTCTGACTGAAGGATCCAGACATCACAGGGAGATCCGCAGATATATCAAAGCTCAGGTACAGTAGCAGGTTTAAACAGAgataatattaaaatatgtgATGTGAGAGGCGAGCAGCTGCCCTCCTCAAATGTCTGAGTAAAGTAATGACATCTCAGCCAGATTTTAATCGCCTTTAAAgccattaatgtgtgtgtatgtgtgtgttcattagCCAGTGACTAGGTGTCAGAGCTTGGTTATAGTGATGGAAAAACAATAATCTGAACTATTTATAATGTCTGTATGTACAGGTACTTCCCCCGCTGAAAGATGTGAAGATCAGGCCAGAAATTGGCACCACCACCAGAAACAAGTTGGTTCGCCTTATGACACACGTCGACATGGGTGTGAAGCAGACGGCTGCAGAGTTTCTCTTTGTCCTCTGCAAAGAAAGCGGTGAGCAGTGGTCGGGTCAGGGGAAGAACATGAACACCAGATGAGAAAGCATGAGAGTGAAAGAGCAGGAATGACATCTCTAGTTGGGCATAGTTGATAAAGGAGGGCACTGTCAGATATATGATTACTGCATATCTGTGACTTCAGCATGGCTCAGCATCACacatttaaattattatatttaacTTCACAACCTTGTGTATTTGTGGTGTCGTCTTGTAGTGGACAACCTGTTGAAGTATACAGGATATGGAAACGCAGCAGGGCTCCTTGTGGCTCGAGGACTTCTcgcaggagggagaggagagactCAGTACTCTGAAGATGAAGACTCAGACACAGAGGAATACAAATCTGCAAAACCCTTGTGAGTGCTCTGCACAAGTCTTAAAATAAAGCCCTGACAATCTGATGTCAGCTTGTATATCACATTAATGTGTACGCATTGATAATGTATGAATCTGTTTGCAGCTTTACATTAAGCTTCCTCGTCTGCTTGTTGCAGCATTAACCCCATCACCGGTCACGTGGAGGAGCCAATGCCGAACCCCATCGAAGAGATGACGGAGGAGCAGAAGGAGTACGAAGCCCAGAAACTTGTCAATATGTTTGACAAGTTGTCAAGGTAAATATAGTAAactggaaaatgtttttattatcagtCAAACTTAACTTATATGGCACCTATCAGTGCACTTTAAAGTGCTGTACAGGCGATTGACTAAAAGGCTGTTAAAATGGTAGAATGTTAAAAAAGCACAATGGTCAACAAAGttttgacaaaaatgaaaaagtaaataatgatgataaacaagtaattatagctgctgcgcagcgatgggtcgggtccgggcgtttttaggcaattctgagcaacaagcagaagaattggaagacatttaggaatttagcaacacaatctgccttttgcatcagctgaggcttgaactcacaacctctgagactaagaatcaatttctatctcactgagctaattagtcagtgacaattcatgtgtagcttcacaaattgactaagccagacgtgcaggtttagcagccgtccatgcatggaaaagcagatttcaaaccactgtaaaaaattcagttatcgaaacaaaaatctgaaaatacacatattgcatctagacagcatggagatgttggtaatttgtttgtaacaatgattgatttgctccataagtgaaaaactgatgtttaaaattgccatttttacattgactccaattgttcacattagagcaaaattcaaaatgctgtcaaaaattcagtttttgagataaaattctgaaatttgccaaaCATCATcgaccatgactctagaattttttcattttttttcatgaacattgaagatttatttagcaagaatttgcatgtatatgtttacagaaccgtttacagtcaaacactttgatgcactgtaggctcaatttttgataaatcaaaaatctgaggaacttagtttttgtaggacagtctgaagatgctctgtagcaagtttggtgtcaattgagcaaaaattgtgggaaaagataggtttaagaaattttacagtttttgaaaaaaacaatgtcatggacttcataattttaataggtttaaagttacaaaagtttcttcagtattggggctacagtttgatgaaagttgtgaagttgtagcacgtatggttgatttgttgtgaattttcaaatttttgaacttgagacgcttgctgtagcgccaccatcaggactattggcttgagtttacagctgaggatatctggcatgagactggacctttgtgcaaagtttggtgagttttcacccatgggaagtatgatttcctcggaagaagaaagaaaaagaatacctaggattacaatagtgtcctgggagcttagctgcccggaccctaataaaGCCATAAAATTATAAAACACCTCATAACAGCCAGACTAAATGGATAGGTTTTAGTTTTATATCAGTATTTTGAGCTCTCCTCAGATCCTCTGATAGGCTGTTTCAGCATCACTGATTCATCAGGCGAACATTGGTATCTGCCAGTATTCACTTTGTTGACTTCTAACGACCTattggcaaataagatgacagtccccaatggcagtggctgatgtttaTGTTATGTCACTTTAATTTCACGCAGGCTAGATGCTGTCATTTATCAGACTTGGAAGACAGTTACATCACAAATAAGCTGCTGATTCACCACTGGCTGGACCTGACTTTGACATGACGTAAAAAGGCAACTGTTGTGCACACGTGCggtttgttttcacatttacttTCAGTGAGCAGCTGTAAAGCTCTGCATGTCATATCTTGGATGAGAAGAGAAATAGAGCTGCAACAAGGCTGATATGCTCAtctttgtaaagaaaaacacGCATCTTACTACGAAGTAGGCcaccacagattttttttcctttttttcattaatatttGGAGGAGGACAGTATGATGTataaacaacaagaaaacatcAGCTTCAGCTATCAGCtacattgttattttaaaagagcagtgtgtaagacttagcagtgaggactgcagattgcaaccagctgaatcttCTCCAGTTTTCCAAGCGTGAACTTCTGGCTAAATTTCCTTCagtattcattgttcaggaggtttttacttaAAGCTGAGTTACCCACAGAGATCTCttgtctccaaaacaaacggaccaggtgatttgaaccggtaaaaacactgaatgaagtacttttacattacaaatcagtgtttcctaGACAATGTTCGGTTTAAAAGTAAACTGACCTGCTGAtttaaattggtaaaaacactgaataaagcagtttcacattaaaacatcGAGATAACGaatagccctatctagagccagtgtttggtttgtccattctgagctactgtagaaacatggcgatctctgtagacgatgacctgctccctatgtagatataaacagctcatttaaaGGTAATGCAAACACAgtaattcttatttttttaatatagatTATACAtctaagaaaacatactttttatattccatttctgccagcatatccccctaaatcataAACACTGCACCTTAAAATTTCAGTGtaggcccagaatttcacaattgATGCTTCTCAAGAAAGATCgttaaacagcaaaaaaaaaaaaagccacaggaGTCTttgcaaaagaaacacaattCATTGTTTATCAAAGGCTTGACTAAGATCATTAACTTTCTCAGTTTGAACAACTGTTGCTTTGCCCTCTCAAATTATTCATATTATTCATTGTTTGCTCTGCAGAGAGCCCCGCTGTATTTGTGTTGACCTTTCTCTAGTGAGCAGAGGCTAACATTAGTCAAGCACAATACCTGTACAAAGGTAACAGTGAGCTCGCTCCCTGCCAACCGATTCATCAAAGGAAGAATCTCTTGCTGTTAGCAGCAGCTTCAATTAGGCCCGGACTTCCAGCACGCCGCAGCATTCAGCTGGAGTAAATGGAAGCAACTGGCACGCCACTGCAGCATGATTACCGCCGCTCCTTTAATTATCACCTAATTGGGACACAGAGTCCTGGTTCCTTTTATGTGCCGCATTCAGGTTTTTTGATAACATGTGTCCCGACTTTATTCTTGTCATTCTGAGGAGCCAGTCATTGGCAAGGCAGGGAGTGGACTGAGACAGAGGCACAACTAACAACAAAGCAATTTGGGTGGAACGTGGACGAAAAAGGAAGAGACAGGGGCGAACAAATGTGCGGACGTAAGAAACCTGACCTTGTCATTGTTAAGCCAAAGAGGGGGTTGAGCTGTAATGAGGCACGTGTGCCCAGAAGAGGAAGATTCCTTTCCGAGGCCGCATCTTCTTTCTTCTCTTGCTCAGTGAAGGAGATGTGATGATGACGGGAGAGGTACTCCCTCAGTACAGACTCTAAGGAGATCAGTCGGAGCCCTGGAAGAATGTGCTCCCCTAACTGCTTAACTGGTCCTCCAATTAGCACATATTCTGCACCTCCACCCACCCCCTCTTACATCTGCCAGACCCCCAGTCCTCCGTCActgctgaggaggagaggagggattATTTTTACACTAATTGGGAGAGAtgatgtttcatgtttttgtttgttgtgtcttGTTAGTCCTCACTGTACCTGCTGACTTTCACCAGTGATACAAGGCTGTGGACAGGTGGTGCCTCTTTGCTGGTTTTATCACAGAGAAAATGCTTAAATATTTTCAGATATAACCACACCACAGGTCCCCTCCACCTTCTTGTTAATGAACTTACATAACCTGTATATTTCCCAggataaattaaatgtaattggGGGAATCAGTAGGACTTACATGGCCATTTATATTTGAATCTCTCctcaaatgaatgcaaatgGGTCCTTTTTAAATCTTTGGCGGATAATTCTCTGATAAATCATCTTGGAGGGAGTGGTGACACACAGTGCAGGTATAATTGGATTAGGATGAAGGGGCAGCCGTGGCTTTGAGGAGATTAGTCTGAGCGCTGATCCGGTAATTAAACtgccagaggagaggagaggggggagagggagagggagtaaGAGGATGGTCAGACAGGGgcaaaaagtgtccatgaagcGGGGTGGGGGGTTGTAGAGTGAGGGTCCTTGAGTTCTGGATGTAAGAGAGTAAAGATGTACAAGTGAAAGCCCTCTGTTCGTGGATACAAAGGGTCCTGGGTgctgagttttattttaattggaAACATACATGAAGACAGTCAGACACTATTTTTTTGACATAGGTGCAGATTCTCTGAATTCGTGCTAAATTTATGCTCTTAGGTCTATTTTGTAAGTGTTGGTGGTGCTTGTTGTGGTTGGCATTGGATGGTGGTGACTGCGAGTCACTGGTTGGGctgaggaaatcaactcacaAGTCTGTAACCTTTCCTTCTTCAGACTTCTACTAGCTAGCTaggttgaggttttcaaatgta encodes the following:
- the ric8b gene encoding synembryn-B isoform X2; amino-acid sequence: MDLNTVVSQLETANEEDIEKLLQQYNRENSHTFSFDPKEETLRSKLCQSVLSVLGRQVQPSCQQTCLVTLRILSRDKRVLAPVATREGMLILGGMARLNAGEEGDDNQKNSQEDTQSEEEERVVVEALKCLCNVVYNSPAAQQVSVDVQLAHGLCASLRTARTWHHEVGLFTLRLLFLLSALRPDVRGLLRREWHAVRLLTEVLEHTLDVRWVGPYEAARPDPQALPMPAEDNERAMEALKALFNLTLSDSGGEEDDHQFRLIAAILRHLLMLKTETEEKTEEAHSHAVNLLNNLPVSCLDVLIDVPVQGGLEIYGGKNMDAIQKLIDFMEKRMDKGSNYKEGLTPVLSLLTEGSRHHREIRRYIKAQVLPPLKDVKIRPEIGTTTRNKLVRLMTHVDMGVKQTAAEFLFVLCKESVDNLLKYTGYGNAAGLLVARGLLAGGRGETQYSEDEDSDTEEYKSAKPFINPITGHVEEPMPNPIEEMTEEQKEYEAQKLVNMFDKLSRQNVIRPMGVRPDGTLAPLEETLCDPPEDSGSDSD
- the ric8b gene encoding synembryn-B isoform X1 → MDLNTVVSQLETANEEDIEKLLQQYNRENSHTFSFDPKEETLRSKLCQSVLSVLGRQVQPSCQQTCLVTLRILSRDKRVLAPVATREGMLILGGMARLNAGEEGDDNQKNSQEDTQSEEEERVVVEALKCLCNVVYNSPAAQQVSVDVQLAHGLCASLRTARTWHHEVGLFTLRLLFLLSALRPDVRGLLRREWHAVRLLTEVLEHTLDVRWVGPYEAARPDPQALPMPAEDNERAMEALKALFNLTLSDSGGEEDDHQFRLIAAILRHLLMLKTETEEKTEEAHSHAVNLLNNLPVSCLDVLIDVPVQGGLEIYGGKNMDAIQKLIDFMEKRMDKQGSNYKEGLTPVLSLLTEGSRHHREIRRYIKAQVLPPLKDVKIRPEIGTTTRNKLVRLMTHVDMGVKQTAAEFLFVLCKESVDNLLKYTGYGNAAGLLVARGLLAGGRGETQYSEDEDSDTEEYKSAKPFINPITGHVEEPMPNPIEEMTEEQKEYEAQKLVNMFDKLSRQNVIRPMGVRPDGTLAPLEETLCDPPEDSGSDSD
- the ric8b gene encoding synembryn-B isoform X3; protein product: MDLNTVVSQLETANEEDIEKLLQQYNRENSHTFSFDPKEETLRSLCQSVLSVLGRQVQPSCQQTCLVTLRILSRDKRVLAPVATREGMLILGGMARLNAGEEGDDNQKNSQEDTQSEEEERVVVEALKCLCNVVYNSPAAQQVSVDVQLAHGLCASLRTARTWHHEVGLFTLRLLFLLSALRPDVRGLLRREWHAVRLLTEVLEHTLDVRWVGPYEAARPDPQALPMPAEDNERAMEALKALFNLTLSDSGGEEDDHQFRLIAAILRHLLMLKTETEEKTEEAHSHAVNLLNNLPVSCLDVLIDVPVQGGLEIYGGKNMDAIQKLIDFMEKRMDKQGSNYKEGLTPVLSLLTEGSRHHREIRRYIKAQVLPPLKDVKIRPEIGTTTRNKLVRLMTHVDMGVKQTAAEFLFVLCKESVDNLLKYTGYGNAAGLLVARGLLAGGRGETQYSEDEDSDTEEYKSAKPFINPITGHVEEPMPNPIEEMTEEQKEYEAQKLVNMFDKLSRQNVIRPMGVRPDGTLAPLEETLCDPPEDSGSDSD